In a genomic window of uncultured Sphaerochaeta sp.:
- a CDS encoding PD-(D/E)XK motif protein yields the protein MMNIDTLVNQIKSVWHAYADVVEVKEGFRHNLVEKQHKYTLYCGLSFPEKKKSLLFGFYNAMAGRSMVLPHGRGFSVARAKSEALNPDYDWITIVCDEEAYEDIFLSMLRDLLQVIQASEEDADGFQLFQLVIDRIVAWQNFLGKSRLLTLTKEQEIGLWGELFVFLKLLEFGLSPYLLCNMWTGPENAPQDFIHFDVAIEVKTNVNQLLKRVKISSLEQLDASQFNALFLVCNILKVDEIEGRTLSSMVSAIRDRLSENDLIHNFQNKLIAYGYIEEYSLYYDTPYSAQEQVLYQVDSMFPVLTPSNVPKEVVSALYTLDLSQCNPSVIFEEIVAKIEGEKNDD from the coding sequence ATGATGAATATTGATACGCTTGTCAATCAAATCAAGTCGGTGTGGCATGCGTATGCCGATGTTGTTGAGGTAAAGGAAGGCTTTCGGCATAATCTTGTTGAAAAGCAGCATAAATACACCTTGTACTGTGGTCTCTCATTCCCAGAGAAAAAGAAGTCTTTGTTATTTGGGTTCTATAACGCAATGGCAGGGCGGTCTATGGTGTTGCCGCATGGAAGAGGATTTAGTGTTGCAAGGGCCAAATCTGAAGCGTTGAATCCTGACTATGATTGGATTACGATTGTTTGTGACGAAGAAGCATATGAGGACATCTTCTTGAGTATGCTTAGGGATTTGCTGCAAGTAATTCAAGCAAGCGAAGAAGATGCTGATGGTTTTCAGCTATTCCAACTCGTAATCGATAGAATTGTTGCATGGCAAAATTTTTTAGGGAAATCGCGATTACTTACTTTAACCAAGGAGCAGGAGATTGGCCTTTGGGGTGAACTGTTTGTCTTCTTGAAATTGTTGGAGTTTGGTTTATCGCCCTATCTGCTCTGCAATATGTGGACTGGACCAGAAAATGCGCCTCAAGATTTTATTCATTTTGATGTTGCCATAGAAGTTAAAACAAATGTAAATCAACTGCTAAAAAGAGTAAAAATTAGTTCTCTTGAGCAATTGGATGCCTCGCAATTCAATGCATTGTTTTTGGTTTGCAATATTCTGAAGGTGGATGAGATTGAGGGGAGAACGCTTTCTTCTATGGTTTCAGCAATCCGAGATAGACTAAGCGAAAATGACCTTATACATAACTTTCAGAACAAATTAATTGCTTATGGATACATTGAGGAGTATTCATTGTATTATGATACTCCATACAGTGCTCAAGAACAGGTTCTTTATCAAGTAGACTCCATGTTTCCTGTATTGACACCATCAAATGTACCGAAGGAAGTTGTAAGTGCTCTCTATACACTTGATTTATCTCAATGTAATCCAAGTGTTATTTTTGAAGAAATTGTAGCAAAAATAGAAGGTGAGAAGAATGACGATTGA
- a CDS encoding ATP-binding protein, translated as MEDIVRLQPPLFYLIDSLRGIGYTIETAIADLIDNCIAAEALKVEISFVWANKDSHISIFDDGCGMSESELIEAMNLAQKGVNFKRGKHDLGRFGLGLKTASFSQCKILTVSSKKNEESSSFRWDLNALEKASPSEGLFLIKGSNNPSLPEFQKLRDSKHGTLVIWEDLDKVVSQGLTYDHFCNIAEKVSIHLSMVFHRYIEQRRLKIFVDDKEIGAWNPFPILTSTIQLPEVKFGKHNSNIAQGYILPHKDYIPNETTYVKMGGQGGWISQQGYYVYRNDRLLVAGSWLGLGSPKPWIKDELHGLARIKIDITNSDDFDWSIDVKKSTAKPPADCRLVLERLGESIRAEARKVYVHRGKKTHGSVSNFEYAWIKDGTRYRVNRAHSIVNQILNNSGDLRKQVEFLISILEESVPVERIWLDTAEHQYPQEQYTELEVSATVLPIIEDALRRVVAERKLSIAEASVYLLNVEPFDQYPEAIEQISKKMGKERPNESAIQ; from the coding sequence ATGGAAGATATCGTTAGATTGCAGCCACCGCTATTTTATCTGATCGACTCTCTAAGAGGCATTGGGTATACGATTGAAACAGCAATTGCTGATTTAATTGATAATTGTATAGCCGCAGAAGCGTTAAAAGTTGAGATTAGTTTTGTATGGGCAAACAAAGACTCACATATTTCGATTTTTGATGATGGGTGTGGGATGTCTGAGTCTGAGCTCATTGAGGCAATGAACCTTGCTCAGAAAGGCGTTAATTTCAAACGAGGGAAACATGATCTTGGAAGATTTGGGTTGGGCTTGAAAACGGCTTCTTTTTCTCAATGTAAGATTCTTACGGTCAGTTCAAAAAAGAACGAAGAGAGTAGTTCCTTTAGGTGGGATCTCAATGCCCTGGAGAAAGCTTCTCCCAGTGAAGGTTTGTTCCTAATTAAAGGTTCAAATAATCCTTCCCTTCCTGAATTCCAAAAACTGAGGGATTCGAAGCATGGTACTTTAGTTATCTGGGAGGATTTGGATAAGGTTGTCAGTCAAGGCCTTACGTATGATCATTTTTGTAACATAGCGGAGAAAGTATCCATTCATTTGTCTATGGTATTTCATAGATATATTGAACAGAGAAGGCTGAAAATTTTTGTTGATGATAAAGAAATTGGGGCATGGAATCCTTTCCCGATCTTGACTTCAACAATTCAACTTCCAGAAGTTAAGTTTGGTAAGCATAATAGCAATATTGCACAAGGATATATCCTACCACATAAAGATTATATTCCTAATGAAACCACTTATGTGAAGATGGGTGGTCAAGGCGGTTGGATATCTCAACAAGGATATTACGTTTATCGAAATGATCGCCTACTTGTTGCAGGAAGTTGGTTGGGATTAGGTTCTCCAAAGCCTTGGATAAAGGATGAGTTGCATGGATTGGCTAGAATTAAAATTGACATCACAAATAGTGACGACTTTGATTGGTCCATTGATGTTAAGAAGTCAACTGCAAAACCTCCAGCAGATTGCAGACTGGTTCTTGAGCGATTAGGAGAGAGCATTCGAGCTGAAGCACGTAAGGTTTATGTTCACCGGGGAAAGAAGACTCATGGTTCTGTATCCAATTTTGAGTATGCTTGGATTAAAGACGGGACGAGATATCGTGTGAACAGGGCCCATTCGATTGTTAACCAGATATTGAATAATTCTGGAGACTTAAGAAAACAGGTGGAATTTCTCATAAGTATCCTTGAAGAATCAGTACCTGTTGAGCGGATTTGGCTTGATACTGCTGAACATCAATATCCACAGGAGCAGTATACAGAGCTTGAAGTCTCTGCAACTGTTCTTCCAATTATCGAAGACGCATTGAGAAGAGTTGTAGCAGAGAGGAAACTATCAATTGCTGAGGCTAGTGTATATTTATTGAATGTTGAACCCTTTGACCAGTATCCAGAAGCTATAGAACAGATTTCCAAAAAGATGGGAAAGGAGAGACCGAATGAAAGTGCTATCCAATGA
- a CDS encoding Z1 domain-containing protein has translation MKVLSNDEYAIISAVQSIYMSDVDKSYTVEELAGYVDSVLNLKLEEYRNRIDRQAVIAELIRRNSIWTGEAKVLYSTEGHQDWLNSERKAGWVYWPRYRKLLEKQIAQSVAEDIDSVTDQILGLLEDPKRHNPWDRRGLVVGHVQSGKTSNYTGLICKAADAGYRIIIVLAGLTNSLRTQTQIRLEEGFLGYVTGPADSNQFLLTGVGLIDKDMSIRPNHVTSRLQNGDFKLGIAKNLGITPEQRPWLFVVKKNKSILDSIYKWLKNYVADYEDAQGEKHITSLPLLLIDDESDNASVDTGNNVVKDDGTPDEEHNPKAINRGIRKILKIFTRSAYVGYTATPFANIFIHDQGETKREGKDLFPESFIMNLTASSDYFGPVKMFGSNNADTEEGSLSTYLTCKIDDVPSIGGWMPAKHKSTHIPTTERTSRLPKSLEDAILSFFLVCAARRVRGQKSMHSSMLVHVSRYMSVQQIVYEHISKFLQYCKNRIVRNQEHQEILERLENLWLSDFVLNSPKVSQLVKLGNEVIPEWETIKQELHYVLEDMEVMLLNGLSKDVLEYEEHKNTGLKVIAIGGDKLSRGLTLEGLSISYFIRGSNMYDTLMQMGRWFGYRRGYLDLCRLYTTADLIKWFEQITDATEKLRNEFDIMQDQKLTPKDYGLRVQHYPDLQVTSRDKSKAAKEWSLNFEGSLVQTIVFHRDAEILTKNYRTTLALLDSLGDPAQLNPSIKTDSGLNRWEGALWTDVSVTRICDFLNGYITHKSATKVSSKALIEFIQEMNKDGYLSQWTVSLIGAVDKVGDKRTPYQFGEKLLIPSISRANINEELKDRYSIKVLTSPRDEAIDFSSAYYKEAHELSVKIRAEDAARTGEVVKGDAKTASLKGIAARTVRAKHPGSSIDRGLLNIYVIDSSALEVSKTTPVIGFSVSLPFTRTGKTVKYKVNHVFTELWEFEDDEY, from the coding sequence ATGAAAGTGCTATCCAATGATGAGTATGCAATAATTTCTGCTGTACAGAGCATATACATGTCTGATGTGGATAAATCCTATACCGTAGAAGAGTTGGCGGGATATGTTGATTCAGTTCTAAATCTTAAGCTTGAAGAGTACAGAAACAGAATTGATCGGCAAGCGGTCATAGCTGAGTTGATAAGAAGAAATTCCATTTGGACAGGAGAAGCAAAAGTCCTGTATTCAACGGAAGGCCATCAGGATTGGTTGAATTCAGAAAGGAAAGCTGGATGGGTTTATTGGCCGCGATATAGAAAATTACTTGAAAAACAGATAGCTCAATCTGTTGCAGAAGATATTGATAGTGTTACTGATCAAATACTAGGACTCCTTGAGGATCCAAAACGTCATAATCCATGGGATAGAAGGGGGTTGGTTGTCGGTCATGTTCAATCAGGAAAGACAAGCAATTATACAGGCTTGATTTGTAAAGCAGCCGACGCCGGTTATCGCATCATCATCGTTCTCGCCGGGCTTACAAACAGTCTTCGGACACAAACACAGATACGATTGGAAGAAGGTTTCTTGGGTTATGTTACTGGTCCTGCAGATTCAAATCAGTTTCTTCTTACAGGTGTAGGTCTTATTGATAAGGATATGTCTATCCGTCCTAACCATGTAACCAGTAGATTGCAGAATGGAGATTTCAAACTTGGTATTGCCAAAAATCTTGGAATTACGCCCGAGCAACGACCTTGGCTTTTTGTGGTTAAAAAGAATAAGTCCATACTTGATAGTATATATAAATGGTTAAAGAACTATGTGGCGGATTATGAGGATGCGCAAGGAGAAAAGCATATAACTTCATTACCTCTTCTCTTGATTGATGATGAATCAGATAATGCATCTGTTGACACCGGTAATAATGTTGTTAAGGATGATGGGACTCCCGATGAAGAGCATAATCCTAAGGCAATCAATCGAGGAATACGAAAAATCCTCAAGATTTTTACCAGGTCAGCATATGTTGGGTATACAGCAACCCCATTTGCCAATATTTTTATTCATGACCAAGGCGAAACAAAGCGAGAAGGAAAAGATCTCTTCCCCGAATCTTTCATCATGAATTTAACAGCATCCTCAGATTATTTTGGTCCTGTTAAAATGTTTGGCAGTAATAATGCAGATACAGAAGAGGGTAGCCTCTCAACGTACCTTACCTGTAAAATTGATGATGTTCCTTCTATCGGTGGTTGGATGCCTGCTAAACACAAAAGTACTCATATCCCAACTACGGAAAGAACTTCACGTTTGCCAAAATCCCTCGAGGATGCAATTTTGTCTTTCTTCTTGGTGTGTGCTGCCCGGCGCGTGAGAGGACAAAAATCTATGCATTCATCAATGTTGGTACATGTTTCGCGTTATATGTCTGTACAGCAAATTGTATATGAGCATATCTCCAAGTTTCTTCAGTATTGCAAAAATAGAATCGTCAGAAATCAAGAGCACCAAGAAATATTGGAGCGACTCGAGAATTTATGGCTGTCCGATTTTGTATTGAATTCACCGAAAGTATCTCAACTAGTGAAACTGGGTAATGAAGTTATTCCGGAGTGGGAGACCATCAAGCAGGAATTGCACTATGTCCTGGAAGATATGGAAGTGATGCTCCTAAATGGACTTTCCAAGGATGTTTTGGAATACGAGGAACATAAGAATACAGGTCTGAAAGTGATTGCTATTGGTGGGGATAAGCTATCGCGTGGATTAACTTTGGAAGGTCTTTCCATCAGTTACTTCATTCGTGGTTCGAATATGTATGATACGTTGATGCAGATGGGACGTTGGTTTGGGTATCGTAGAGGATATCTTGATCTTTGCAGGCTTTATACAACAGCGGATCTTATAAAGTGGTTCGAGCAAATTACTGATGCAACTGAAAAACTTCGGAATGAGTTTGATATAATGCAAGACCAGAAATTGACTCCAAAGGACTATGGATTGCGAGTTCAACACTATCCTGATCTTCAAGTGACATCGAGAGATAAATCCAAAGCTGCAAAAGAATGGTCATTGAATTTTGAAGGAAGTTTAGTCCAAACCATAGTATTCCATCGGGATGCAGAGATTCTGACTAAGAACTATCGAACAACACTAGCCTTGTTGGATAGTCTTGGTGACCCGGCTCAGCTCAATCCATCAATCAAAACTGATTCAGGTTTAAACCGCTGGGAAGGAGCCTTGTGGACGGACGTATCAGTTACGCGGATCTGTGACTTTCTGAATGGCTATATTACACATAAAAGTGCTACAAAGGTCAGCAGCAAAGCATTAATTGAATTCATCCAGGAAATGAATAAGGATGGGTATCTTAGTCAATGGACCGTAAGTCTAATTGGAGCTGTTGATAAGGTGGGAGATAAGCGGACCCCATATCAATTTGGAGAAAAATTACTCATTCCCAGTATCAGCAGGGCAAATATAAATGAGGAGCTTAAGGATAGATATTCAATTAAGGTCTTGACATCGCCAAGAGATGAAGCTATTGATTTTAGTTCTGCTTATTATAAGGAGGCCCATGAGTTATCTGTCAAAATCAGAGCTGAAGATGCGGCTAGGACCGGTGAAGTCGTAAAAGGTGATGCGAAGACAGCTTCCTTGAAAGGTATTGCCGCCAGAACTGTACGAGCCAAACATCCTGGAAGTAGTATTGACCGAGGTTTGCTAAATATCTATGTCATTGATTCATCTGCTCTAGAAGTATCAAAGACAACACCCGTTATTGGATTTTCTGTCAGCTTGCCATTTACTCGAACAGGCAAGACCGTTAAGTATAAAGTAAATCATGTATTCACGGAGCTTTGGGAGTTCGAAGATGATGAATATTGA
- a CDS encoding sigma-70 family RNA polymerase sigma factor, with amino-acid sequence MKRVFIDSAYMHPLVRASIVRNDVENLKMLHENKKNLYALDKNGLSALLIAADSGAIDVFKYLVNLGLDTEYCAPNGTSLADYLDNPEIEAVLNEIFVPEPDGEEVDDLLGIDWEPEEEFVPIQQKPSDVENIVEFQDMLSEMEIADTDLDWDSSWIELPAYVELRDGFVSNHSFADALKRIFWIQKSDFSLLEKLVPESEMLLESLQIALSCCGIALSNETIMPDYVLDEEFDQLEYEEFIRNLDSIIYEEMKYINFPLYRIYEGFANLKKKSFRDTSLLFSDIDREFSKIIQLLLQSKEAMTLLLALYCFQGNDWKSEDVDQLFWHSPDLVHNSTQTSHQDSSNILDDDVESDEGFEEYDANSNCFRPCYSLGKNLFEDCSYSQKQVATMLKKLGNEKIPSEQAVNEISNFIKKTTPTTFCFERICFELELRRPNTDFVDQVVACLRTIQNDRYDIALQNYGLLIFVMKKTYVSEISPEEILQEGFFGLVRATEKFDPKLGIKFSTYAVNWIRQTMVRYRDDHFSVIRYPTYFSTLNYKYRKIKSEYSNRDQELPPIGELAELLEVSEKTIEGLEENFHEFISYEEIRENDNNTCDSDDEYSVGKEDALIEDALIVWTDFDSALIEENLHEQIQEIISEFHPRLKDIVNKRFGMDGNESMTLEELGSQYDVTRERIRQIEAKALRKLREIPRYYNSLKDYLY; translated from the coding sequence ATGAAAAGGGTTTTTATCGACTCAGCATACATGCATCCCTTGGTGAGGGCCTCTATCGTAAGAAACGATGTGGAAAACCTGAAGATGCTCCATGAAAACAAGAAGAATTTGTATGCTCTTGATAAGAACGGACTTTCTGCTTTGCTGATAGCAGCTGATTCTGGGGCAATTGATGTTTTCAAATACCTTGTGAATCTAGGACTTGATACAGAGTATTGTGCCCCAAATGGGACAAGTTTAGCTGATTATCTAGACAATCCAGAAATTGAAGCTGTCTTGAACGAAATATTTGTACCTGAACCAGATGGTGAAGAAGTTGATGATTTGCTTGGTATCGATTGGGAGCCAGAAGAGGAGTTCGTTCCTATTCAGCAAAAACCATCTGATGTGGAAAATATTGTAGAATTCCAAGACATGCTATCAGAAATGGAGATAGCTGATACTGACTTAGATTGGGATTCTTCGTGGATTGAATTGCCGGCTTATGTTGAATTACGGGATGGATTTGTTTCTAATCATTCGTTTGCTGATGCATTGAAACGAATATTTTGGATACAAAAATCAGATTTCTCACTACTTGAGAAGTTAGTACCTGAGTCAGAAATGTTGCTTGAATCCCTACAGATTGCGTTGAGCTGTTGCGGGATTGCCCTATCCAATGAAACTATAATGCCCGATTATGTTCTTGACGAAGAATTTGATCAATTGGAGTATGAGGAATTCATTCGCAATCTGGATTCTATTATATACGAAGAAATGAAATATATAAATTTTCCTCTTTATAGGATTTATGAAGGGTTTGCAAATCTAAAGAAGAAAAGTTTCAGGGATACTTCATTACTTTTCAGCGATATTGATCGCGAATTCTCAAAAATTATTCAATTGCTCCTTCAGTCAAAAGAAGCGATGACTTTGCTGTTGGCATTATACTGTTTCCAGGGAAATGATTGGAAATCTGAAGACGTTGATCAGTTGTTTTGGCATTCTCCAGATTTGGTGCATAACAGTACACAGACCTCACACCAAGATTCTTCCAATATACTTGATGATGACGTTGAATCCGATGAAGGCTTCGAAGAGTATGATGCGAACAGTAATTGTTTTAGGCCATGCTATTCTCTAGGTAAAAATCTATTTGAAGATTGCTCCTATAGCCAAAAGCAAGTAGCGACAATGCTTAAGAAACTGGGCAATGAAAAGATACCATCAGAACAAGCTGTAAATGAAATTTCAAATTTCATAAAGAAAACAACCCCCACAACATTTTGTTTTGAAAGGATTTGTTTCGAACTTGAATTGCGTAGGCCCAATACTGATTTTGTCGACCAGGTGGTTGCTTGCTTAAGGACAATTCAAAATGACCGTTATGATATTGCACTACAAAATTACGGTTTACTGATTTTTGTAATGAAAAAGACATATGTTTCAGAAATTTCACCAGAAGAAATTCTACAGGAAGGATTTTTTGGCTTGGTGAGAGCTACTGAGAAATTTGATCCAAAGCTTGGTATAAAATTTTCCACATATGCAGTCAACTGGATTAGGCAAACAATGGTAAGGTATCGGGATGATCATTTCTCAGTTATCAGGTATCCAACCTATTTTAGTACGCTCAACTATAAGTATCGAAAAATTAAGTCTGAGTATAGCAATCGTGATCAAGAATTGCCTCCAATTGGAGAACTTGCGGAATTACTGGAAGTATCTGAGAAGACAATAGAAGGATTGGAAGAAAATTTTCATGAATTTATTTCTTATGAAGAAATTAGAGAAAATGATAATAATACATGTGACAGTGATGATGAGTATTCAGTTGGTAAAGAGGATGCACTCATTGAGGATGCCTTGATTGTGTGGACTGATTTTGATTCTGCTTTGATAGAAGAAAATCTTCATGAACAGATTCAGGAAATCATCAGTGAATTTCATCCAAGATTGAAAGATATTGTCAATAAGCGATTTGGGATGGATGGAAATGAGTCGATGACGCTTGAGGAATTGGGTTCTCAGTACGATGTGACGAGGGAGCGAATACGGCAAATCGAAGCTAAAGCATTAAGAAAGCTTCGTGAAATTCCTCGGTATTATAATTCACTAAAAGACTATTTGTATTGA